The following proteins are encoded in a genomic region of Oryctolagus cuniculus chromosome 6, mOryCun1.1, whole genome shotgun sequence:
- the GUK1 gene encoding guanylate kinase isoform X3, whose amino-acid sequence MLRRPLAGLAAAALGRAPADGMSGPRPVVLSGPSGAGKSTLLRRLLQEHGGVFGFSVSHTTRDPRPGEENGRDYYFVTREVMQRDIAAGDFIEHAEFSGNLYGTSKAAVQAVQAMNRICVLDVDLQGVRNIKKTDLRPIYISVQPPSLDVLEQRLRQRNTETEESLAKRLAAARADMDSSKEPGLFDLVIINDNLDKAYATLKEALSEEIRKAQGPGHA is encoded by the exons ATGCTGCGGCGCCCGCTGGCGGGGCTGGCAGCGGCCGCCCTGGGCCGGGCCCCCGCGGACG GCATGTCAGGACCTAGGCCTGTGGTGTTGAGCGGGCCTTCGGGGGCCGGGAAGAGCACCTTGCTGAGGAGGCTGCTCCAGGAGCATGGGGGCGTCTTCGGCTTCAGTGTCTCCC ATACCACACGGGACCCACGGCCCGGCGAGGAGAACGGCAGAG atTACTACTTTGTGACCAGGGAGGTAATGCAGCGCGACATTGCTGCCGGTGACTTCATTGAGCACGCAGAGTTCTCGGGGAACCTGTACGGGACGAG CAAGGCAGCTGTGCAGGCTGTGCAGGCCATGAACCGTATCTGTGTACTGGACGTGGACCTGCAGGGCGTCCGCAACATCAAGAAGACTGACTTGCGGCCCATCTACATCTCCGTGCAGCCGCCCTCCCTGGACGTGCTG GAGCAGCGGCTACGGCAGCGCAACACTGAGACTGAGGAGAGCCTGGCGAAGCGGCTGGCCGCTGCCCGGGCCGACATGGACAGCA GCAAGGAGCCCGGCCTGTTTGACCTGGTCATCATCAATGACAACCTGGACAAAGCCTATGCGACACTGAAGGAGGCACTCTCTGAG GAAATCAGGAAAGCTCAGGGGCCTGGCCATGCTTGA
- the GUK1 gene encoding guanylate kinase isoform X1, translating to MLRRPLAGLAAAALGRAPADGMSGPRPVVLSGPSGAGKSTLLRRLLQEHGGVFGFSVSHTTRDPRPGEENGRDYYFVTREVMQRDIAAGDFIEHAEFSGNLYGTSKAAVQAVQAMNRICVLDVDLQGVRNIKKTDLRPIYISVQPPSLDVLEQRLRQRNTETEESLAKRLAAARADMDSSKEPGLFDLVIINDNLDKAYATLKEALSEVGPAPRLCPCPTPTDTPLPRPLAPTQARCQERLGAQSLAVCEVAEAQAGNQESSGAWPCLRTWLGCPGPTQKQNRCLLWGVWS from the exons ATGCTGCGGCGCCCGCTGGCGGGGCTGGCAGCGGCCGCCCTGGGCCGGGCCCCCGCGGACG GCATGTCAGGACCTAGGCCTGTGGTGTTGAGCGGGCCTTCGGGGGCCGGGAAGAGCACCTTGCTGAGGAGGCTGCTCCAGGAGCATGGGGGCGTCTTCGGCTTCAGTGTCTCCC ATACCACACGGGACCCACGGCCCGGCGAGGAGAACGGCAGAG atTACTACTTTGTGACCAGGGAGGTAATGCAGCGCGACATTGCTGCCGGTGACTTCATTGAGCACGCAGAGTTCTCGGGGAACCTGTACGGGACGAG CAAGGCAGCTGTGCAGGCTGTGCAGGCCATGAACCGTATCTGTGTACTGGACGTGGACCTGCAGGGCGTCCGCAACATCAAGAAGACTGACTTGCGGCCCATCTACATCTCCGTGCAGCCGCCCTCCCTGGACGTGCTG GAGCAGCGGCTACGGCAGCGCAACACTGAGACTGAGGAGAGCCTGGCGAAGCGGCTGGCCGCTGCCCGGGCCGACATGGACAGCA GCAAGGAGCCCGGCCTGTTTGACCTGGTCATCATCAATGACAACCTGGACAAAGCCTATGCGACACTGAAGGAGGCACTCTCTGAGGTGGGACCTGCCCCCAGGCTGTGCCCCTGCCCTACCCCCACGGACACCCCTCTGCCCAGGCCCCTTGCACCGACGCAGGCGAGGtgccaggagaggctgggggctcAGAGCCTTGCTGTGTGtgaggtggcagaggctcaagcag GAAATCAGGAAAGCTCAGGGGCCTGGCCATGCTTGAGGACCTGGCTGGGGTGCCCAGGACCCACGCAGAAGCAGAACAGGTGCTTGCTGTGGGGTGTGTGGAGCTGA
- the GUK1 gene encoding guanylate kinase isoform X2, with protein MSGPRPVVLSGPSGAGKSTLLRRLLQEHGGVFGFSVSHTTRDPRPGEENGRDYYFVTREVMQRDIAAGDFIEHAEFSGNLYGTSKAAVQAVQAMNRICVLDVDLQGVRNIKKTDLRPIYISVQPPSLDVLEQRLRQRNTETEESLAKRLAAARADMDSSKEPGLFDLVIINDNLDKAYATLKEALSEVGPAPRLCPCPTPTDTPLPRPLAPTQARCQERLGAQSLAVCEVAEAQAGNQESSGAWPCLRTWLGCPGPTQKQNRCLLWGVWS; from the exons ATGTCAGGACCTAGGCCTGTGGTGTTGAGCGGGCCTTCGGGGGCCGGGAAGAGCACCTTGCTGAGGAGGCTGCTCCAGGAGCATGGGGGCGTCTTCGGCTTCAGTGTCTCCC ATACCACACGGGACCCACGGCCCGGCGAGGAGAACGGCAGAG atTACTACTTTGTGACCAGGGAGGTAATGCAGCGCGACATTGCTGCCGGTGACTTCATTGAGCACGCAGAGTTCTCGGGGAACCTGTACGGGACGAG CAAGGCAGCTGTGCAGGCTGTGCAGGCCATGAACCGTATCTGTGTACTGGACGTGGACCTGCAGGGCGTCCGCAACATCAAGAAGACTGACTTGCGGCCCATCTACATCTCCGTGCAGCCGCCCTCCCTGGACGTGCTG GAGCAGCGGCTACGGCAGCGCAACACTGAGACTGAGGAGAGCCTGGCGAAGCGGCTGGCCGCTGCCCGGGCCGACATGGACAGCA GCAAGGAGCCCGGCCTGTTTGACCTGGTCATCATCAATGACAACCTGGACAAAGCCTATGCGACACTGAAGGAGGCACTCTCTGAGGTGGGACCTGCCCCCAGGCTGTGCCCCTGCCCTACCCCCACGGACACCCCTCTGCCCAGGCCCCTTGCACCGACGCAGGCGAGGtgccaggagaggctgggggctcAGAGCCTTGCTGTGTGtgaggtggcagaggctcaagcag GAAATCAGGAAAGCTCAGGGGCCTGGCCATGCTTGAGGACCTGGCTGGGGTGCCCAGGACCCACGCAGAAGCAGAACAGGTGCTTGCTGTGGGGTGTGTGGAGCTGA
- the GUK1 gene encoding guanylate kinase isoform X4, whose amino-acid sequence MSGPRPVVLSGPSGAGKSTLLRRLLQEHGGVFGFSVSHTTRDPRPGEENGRDYYFVTREVMQRDIAAGDFIEHAEFSGNLYGTSKAAVQAVQAMNRICVLDVDLQGVRNIKKTDLRPIYISVQPPSLDVLEQRLRQRNTETEESLAKRLAAARADMDSSKEPGLFDLVIINDNLDKAYATLKEALSEEIRKAQGPGHA is encoded by the exons ATGTCAGGACCTAGGCCTGTGGTGTTGAGCGGGCCTTCGGGGGCCGGGAAGAGCACCTTGCTGAGGAGGCTGCTCCAGGAGCATGGGGGCGTCTTCGGCTTCAGTGTCTCCC ATACCACACGGGACCCACGGCCCGGCGAGGAGAACGGCAGAG atTACTACTTTGTGACCAGGGAGGTAATGCAGCGCGACATTGCTGCCGGTGACTTCATTGAGCACGCAGAGTTCTCGGGGAACCTGTACGGGACGAG CAAGGCAGCTGTGCAGGCTGTGCAGGCCATGAACCGTATCTGTGTACTGGACGTGGACCTGCAGGGCGTCCGCAACATCAAGAAGACTGACTTGCGGCCCATCTACATCTCCGTGCAGCCGCCCTCCCTGGACGTGCTG GAGCAGCGGCTACGGCAGCGCAACACTGAGACTGAGGAGAGCCTGGCGAAGCGGCTGGCCGCTGCCCGGGCCGACATGGACAGCA GCAAGGAGCCCGGCCTGTTTGACCTGGTCATCATCAATGACAACCTGGACAAAGCCTATGCGACACTGAAGGAGGCACTCTCTGAG GAAATCAGGAAAGCTCAGGGGCCTGGCCATGCTTGA
- the GJC2 gene encoding gap junction gamma-2 protein, translating to MTNMSWGFLTRLLEEIHNHSTFVGKVWLTVLVVFRIVLTAVGGESIYSDEQAKFTCNTRQPGCDNVCYDAFAPLSHVRFWVFQIVAISTPSVLYLGYAVHRLARASEQERRRALRRRAGARRAPRAHLPPAPPSWPEPAELGEEEPMLGLGEDAEEEPGAPEGPAEDAEEERAEEAATKGAGGGGEAAGTPGPATQHDGRRRIQREGLMRVYVVQLVVRAAFEVAFLVGQYLLYGFEVRPSFACSRHPCPHVVDCFVSRPTEKTVFLLVMYVVSCLCLLLNLCEMAHLGLGSAQDAVRGPQAPGPCPGPAPRPAPCAFPAVGLACPPDYSLVVRAAERARAHDQNIANLALQALRDGAVAGDRESLPCSGLPAPSRVCPRAGAATSGTGSATSGGTVGEQGRSGALERPGAKPRAGSEKGSTGSRDGKTTVWI from the coding sequence ATGACCAACATGAGCTGGGGCTTCCTGACGCGGCTGCTGGAGGAGATCCACAACCACTCCACCTTCGTGGGCAAGGTCTGGCTCACCGTGCTCGTGGTCTTCCGCATCGTGCTCACGGCCGTGGGCGGTGAGTCCATCTACTCGGACGAGCAAGCCAAATTCACCTGCAACACGCGGCAGCCTGGCTGCGACAACGTGTGCTATGACGCCTTCGCACCTCTGTCCCACGTgcgcttctgggtcttccagatCGTGGCCATCTCCACGCCCTCGGTCCTGTACCTGGGCTACGCAGTGCACCGCCTGGCGCGCGCCTCGGAGCAAGAGCGCAGGCGCGCCTTGCGCCGCCGCGCAGGGGCCCGCCGCGCGCCCCGCGCCCACCTGCCGCCCGCGCCGCCCAGCTGGCCCGAGCCCGCcgagctgggagaggaggagcccatgctggggctgggtgaggacgCGGAGGAGGAGCCGGGGGCGCCCGAGGGCCCTGCGGAGGATGCGGAGGAGGAGCGCGCCGAGGAGGCGGCCACCAagggcgcgggcgggggcggagAGGCGGCGGGGACGCCGGGCCCGGCGACGCAGCACGACGGGCGGCGGCGCATTCAGCGCGAGGGCCTGATGCGCGTGTACGTGGTGCAGCTGGTGGTCAGGGCGGCCTTCGAGGTGGCCTTCCTGGTGGGCCAGTACTTGCTGTACGGTTTCGAGGTGCGGCCCTCCTTCGCCTGCAGCCGCCACCCGTGCCCGCACGTCGTGGACTGCTTCGTGTCGCGCCCCACCGAGAAGACGGTCTTCCTGCTGGTCATGTACGTGGTCAGCTGCCTATGCTTGCTGCTGAACCTGTGCGAGATGGCTCACCTGGGCCTGGGCAGCGCGCAGGACGCCGTGCGCGGgccccaggccccgggcccctgccccggccccgcgccGCGCCCTGCGCCCTGCGCCTTCCCGGCCGTGGGCCTGGCCTGCCCGCCAGACTACAGCCTGGTGGTGCGCGCGGcagagcgcgcgcgcgcgcacgacCAGAATATCGCCAACCTGGCCCTGCAGGCGCTGCGCGACGGGGCGGTGGCCGGCGACCGGGAGAGCCTGccctgctctgggctccctgccccctcccgggTGTGCCCCAGGGCTGGCGCAGCAACTTCGGGCACCGGCAGCGCCACGTCGGGGGGCACGGTCGGCGAACAGGGTCGTTCCGGGGCGCTCGAGCGGCCGGGTGccaagcccagggctggctccgaGAAGGGCAGCACCGGCAGCAGGGACGGGAAGACCACGGTGTGGATCTGA